From the genome of Nitrospira sp. SG-bin1:
GCATAACATAGTCGCTAACTCAAAATCGGCATATTCTTCGTGTAACTTTGCGCCTGTATACCGATTACTTTTGCTTAAGTTTTAATCAAGTTCGTAGTCTCTCGCCACGTTGGGGACGTGAGACGTTTATTAGCTTCATCTATTCTGCTCAAGGGCAATCCCCGCCTCTATGAATCGAAGTCCCTGAGGTTTTTGGTGTTCAGCACGGACACTGAGCTTCTCTCTAGGCGTTAAGCGGCACACAATACTTAGTCCTTCTCAGCACGAATGGGCATGATGATATTGATGAACCAGGGCATCCCCGCGACCTTTGCTCAGTAACCATCGATTCACCGGCACTGCTGCCACAAATGCCAGCACCAGGGAAAAAGCCAGGCTGCCCCAAAAGAGGAGCGTCCCCAGGCTCGCGTCCATGGCGCCTGGAATAATTAACATCACACCGTTATTGATGACCTCCATGGTCGCAATGGATAACGTGTCGGACGCGAAGGCAAGAGCAGGCGCCGGGCGTAACGCCACTCCATTCTGTAACAGCGGTTTGATGGTCAACAAGTCCCAAACACGAATGCCAGTGCCACTGACATGGCTACCGTGGTTGTACTGGCCAGCCCAAGATACGTCCCGACGACCATGCCCAGAACTTCTCCAATTGCGCACCCGGTCAGGCAATGGGCTGTCGCAGAAAAAGCGAGAGAGGTTAGTGAGGCGGCCTGATGCCCAGCCGGATGGTGATGCGGCGTGGTGTGGTCATGAATCATTGACGCCTCCTTCGTTTCAGACTCCAGTGAAGGTTCGTGGGGAGTCTTATACCCGAGCGCTTCTATGGACTTGACAATGGCTTCTCGCGAGATTTTATCGGAGTCGAATGAGACCGTCGCGCTTCCGACCTGCACTGAGTGCACATGCGCACTTTTTAAGCTCTTCAAACTCTCGGTAATTTCTTTGACGCAATGCCCGCACGTCATGCCGTCAATCTGTACTGTCAATATCTGCATTACTATCTCCTTATCGTCTATGGGTTATGAGTCAATTCATTCGCCTCGTACATCTCTACAGACGGAAGGAGAGACCGGATATTACAGTTCAAGCGGGAAGGACTGGCAAATGTATGAAATCCCGCGAGGTTTTTAGGATTCGTTGCAAGTGCAGTTCAGACAACCATGCTTGCTGCACACGCCGCATGACTGCTCCAAGCTTTGTCGTAAAGGCCTGTCTGGCGCGACGAAGGCGAACCGTTGCATTATTGGGCGTGATCTGCAAGTCTTTCGCGACGACGGAGACGGTTTCTCCCGCCAAATCAATCCGCCGGATCAAGTCAGAATTGGCTGGACGAAGGACCGATATGGCATCATCCAGACAGCGGCACACCGTCGCTCTGACTTCATCCAACGACGGTACATGATCGTCGCCTAAGACCTTAGCTTGTTCCACAAAATCGCTTCGCCGGGCTTTCTCGGACGCTTTTGAACGATAGTAATCGATCACGGTATTGCGAAGTATGCGATAAAACCACGGGACTACGCTTGCTTCATTATTCAGCGAATGCTGTTGCTGGATAGCTTTCACCAAGCTCTGCTGGAGGAGGTCCTGGACGATGAAGTCATCCTCCACCCGACGGCGCATGAATGCCTCGAAAAGGGATCGATTCTCGGTGAGTCGATGAATGAGTGAGTCAGCATTAGAAGAAAAGTTCGGGTTGTTCCTTCCTTGGCATAGTCATGGAAAGCCCCCTTTTCTTAACCGAACGAAGATTTCATCGCTTATACCCGCAGTCCTCCGCTCAGGCCGGTGGGAATTCAGTCTTTCTGTGTGAGAGCTATGTTCGTGGAGATTCACGGGTATTGCGCAGAGAGGACGGCGCGACAGGCGAATAACATAGTCTTGAGCTTGACATGTCTCGTGGGATTGAGGCAAGCTACCACGCTATGAACGGCGGATGGATACTTGCCAAGGTTAGGATGCGGTTCTTCAGTCTGGTCTTGCTTTTCGCCCTCTGTCAGATTGTCGGGACGATGTGTATGGTGCCGGATCTATCGTTGGCCGACGATACCGCCCGGCTGGCTGAAGAGATGAGCGATATGGCCTGTCCAATGGACGGGACCATCATGTGCTCGCCATCCGCCGTATCATCACCAGAACGGCAACTTAAGCATGCAGCAACCATTGACTTGAATCACACACCGGTACTGCTTAGCCCTGTCGCAGCGTCCACCGCTTCCCCAATCTTAGAATCCTTGTCCTGGAGCTCTGCCTCGGAGATTGTCCCCATCTCCATAGCCTCGTCATCGGTCCTTCGAATTTAATTCATACCCCCGGTTTATTCACTGCTACTCCGTTTTTGTGTGCGGAGGGGGCATTGATTCATCCGTTCGGCTTGATCTGAAGGTGTCATGACGCAATCAGCCCGACGCCACTCCACCCTTGGTTATTAGTTCCACCTGAGTTCGAGGCAGGGATACCAGTGTGGCTTAACTCAGTGTCCAAGGACCAGAGGGAAGGTCGGATTATCACCTGAAAGGAGGCTGTCGCATAATGGGGATGCGCTGGTCTAATTGGGTTGGATTTCTGATGTTGGTGATCTTTCTCTTTATTCATGAGCCAATATGGCTGTTCCTGTCATCTGACACCACCAACATCCTGTGGGCTATTCCGGTTGCAGCCTATGTCATTGCTGTGGCTGTGTTGTTAACACGGGGAGCTCCAGATCCCAACCGCACCTAATCGTCTTTCGCGCTTGCTCCTCAACAGAGGCAGTGAAATGGGTCACTGCTAAATATAGTAAGGAGGATTACGATGCGACACGTTATGAGGGGGCTACCATTCATCGTCCTTTTGCTGGTCTTGATTATTCCAAGCTTTGCTGCGACTGGGCCTGAGCCTGGGATTGCCAAGGGCGATCATCAGGCACTCGCGATGTACTATGCGGAGCAGGAGCAGGATTTCAAGGCGAAAGCCCGGTTCTGGGACAACGCCGCTGAATCTTACGAGCATCATCCGGAGCTCTATAAGTCGAGCGACATCACCAACGAGGCGGCGCATTGCCGTCAGATTGCTGGAAACTACAGGAAGATGGCAGAGAGGCCGCGGCCTTGGCGAGCAAGCACTTGAATCTTACACGCAAGGGCCCGTTGGCAGGAACGCCAGATTAAGTCTTCGTTCGAGAGGTGCCGAGCAAGGGAGCTACGCCGGGGCGATCTGCCTTCACAAATTATGCGAAGCGGTGCCTCGGCGGTACTCTTGTCGACCTGTGCGAAGACCCATACTCGAAGGAGGGAAGTGCCTATGAAGATCTCGCAGCAGCTATCGTGGCTCCTTCTGTTGCTCGTCATAGCGGTCATGGCCTGTTCGACGGGTTCACCACGCGAACTCATTGAACGCAACGATCACAGTAGACTAGCGAGCTGGTATGAGCAGGAGGCCGTGCGCCTACGAGGAAAGGCAGAGGAGATGCGTCAGATGGGTGACCGATACGCAGCCTTCGCCTATCCGCTCTCCAAAAAAGAGTCCAAAGGAGAGCTGCTCAGGCATTGCCACGACTTTATGCACTATTACCAGAAAGCCGCCGAAGAAGCGGAGGCTCTTGCCAGACTGCATCGCGAGCAAGAGCCGGCCATCCCTTGATGACGGCAGGATGATCCCTATGTGGGTGTTGAGTTTCTGGAATTGTTCCGCGGTTGGCCCGCTTGTCTCATGGACCGGTCCCTGCTTCAGTCAAGGCAGTGCCCTTCTTGAAAAGAATCCCGCGTCCGTAGGCACGAAAGCGCGAGTGCGATGGATCATATCGCACGGTTCAGCAGCTCGCAGGACCCAGCAAGGATTTCATCCGTAAGACAGAAAAAGGAGGGAGCATGAAGCCGCAGCATTTGAAGAAACCGCCTAACGACGAGGCTGATATCACCCAGGCTGCTATCTCAGAACCGTTCATGTCCGATAACCTTCGTGAGCGGATTGCGAAGCGAGCCTATGAGCTCTACCTGGAACGAGGCTGCAGGCCAGGGTGTGATGTGGAGGATTGGGTGGACGCGGAGCGAGAAATGCTTTCGTCGCCGAAGCGACAGGAGTGATGGTTCTTCTGGCCGACTTCGGCTGGCCCCATACATTCATGATGGTCTGTGTCTCGCTTATCGTGCGTCGTTGGAAGAAGCGCATGAGCTCGTGCCGGGTTGATTCGTGACGCCGGAGTTACTCCCATGGAGGAACGTGCCGGTACACGACAGCGTTCGGGACGCTTCCAGATCAGCCAGCTGGTGATCGGACAGCCAGTCCTGCCGCTGTTGAACATCGGGTTGGCCCCGTTGATGCAGATGCTGGTGCCGCCATTGATTTTTACTCTGCTGGCGAGGTGGCACCGCAGGAGAGGGAATAGCGTATGAAAGATCCTGTCTGTGGCATGAACGTCCTCCAAGAACAGAACTTGTCTGCGACCTATAGAGACCGGATGTTCTACTTCTGTTCCGATCTGTGCCGGCGCACGTTCCTCACCGATCCCGAGACATACCTGAGACAGCTCGAGCCGGCCGGGACGATCGGCCCCTCCGCCAGACGTGTAGCATACTTTACGATGGAAGTGGCGCTTGATCCTGCAATGCCCACCTACAGTGGAGGGTTGGGAGTTCTAGCGGGAGATACGCTCCGATCGTTTGCCGATCTCAAAATTCCGGCCGTCGGAGTCAGCCTCCTGTACTGGAACGGTTATTTTGAGCAGAAGCTGGACGAGTGGGGCAACCAGCACGAGCAGCCGGTGTCGTGGGACCCGAGAGGCCGACTTCACCTCCTCCCAGCCACAGTGGCCGTGACCATCGAAGCACGGACCGTGATCGTCCAGGCTTGGCAATACGATCTCGTCGGTGTCACGGGCGCCCGGGTGCCAGTGCTCTTGTTGGATGCCAATCGTCCGGACAATGCCCAGCAAGACCGAGAGCTGAGCTTGTGGCTCTACGGAGGGGATGACCGCTACCGGCTGGCGCAAGAAATCATCCTGGGCATCGGCGGCATCCGGATGCTCCAGGCTCTCGGGTATACCGCGGTGGAACGGTTCCATATGAATGAAGGTCACGCCGCTTTCTTGACACTCCAGCTCCTGCGCGAGTCGACTCCGGCCGGTTCCACGGAGTGGGACTTCCTTGCGGTGCGACGGCGCTGTGTCTTTACCACCCATACGCCGGTTCCAGCCGGGCACGATCAATTCGGGTATGACCTTGTTCGTCGGGTCATGGGGAACCTGCTCCCCCTGGAAGTGCTCCAGATGTTAGGTGGACAGGACCGCCTGAACATGACGCTCCTGGGTTTCAATATGAGTATCTATATCAACGGCGTGGCGAAGCGGCATGGCGAAGTCTCACAGAAGATGTTTCCTAGTCATGACATTGACTCCATTACGAACGGGATTCATTCCGCCATGTGGACTTGCGAGAGCTTCCAGGATCTTTACGATCGGTCGATTCCCGGTTGGCGAACCGATCCATTCTCTCTGCGCTACACGATCAGTGTCCCAAATCAGGAGATCTGGGACGCGCATATCAAGGCCAAAGCGCGGCTGCTCGAAGAAGTGAGGCAGCGCACGCAGCCGCAGTTGAGACTGGATGCCTTCACGATAGGCTTCGCTCGCCGTGCGACCGTATACAAGCGGGCTGATCTAATTGTGTCGGCGCCTCGTGAATTAATCGACGTGGCAAAAAAGGCAGGACCACTGCAGATCATTTTCGCGGGCAAGGCTCATCCCAAGGATGAGCCCGGTAAGGACATGATCCGCCGGATCGTGCAAGCGGCCAAGCAGCTCGAACGGGATGTGATGATTCTCTACCTCGCCAACTACGACATGACCCTTGCTCGGCTCCTTACGGCCGGCGTGGATCTCTGGCTGAACACGCCTCAGCGCCCGCTTGAAGCGTCGGGGACATCAGGCATGAAGGCGGCGCACAATGGCGTGCCAAGCTTGAGTGTGTTGGACGGCTGGTGGGTGGAAGGCCACATCGAAGGCGTAACGGGTTGGTCGATCGGCTCACGGACGATGAGCCAAGGGATCGATCAGCAGGAAGACGCGCGCGAGCTGTATCAGAAGCTGCATTTGACGATCGTGCCGATGTACTACCAATCACGGGATCAGTGGATTGACGTGATGCGCTATACAATCGCATTCAATGCGTCATTCTTCAACACTCACCGCATGGTGCAGCAGTATGCCGCCAATGCCTATGTGTAAGAACGAATGCAAGCGTCGATGGTCCACCGGTGCGACCGAGGTCCCTAGTGATGAATAACCTACGACGGCTCGTTTTCTACGCATTTTTCGCTGTCCTGGGATTTTTCCTCGTGACCGAACACCGGACGCATGTGTTCGGAATACTCCCTTATTTGCTCCTGTTCGCCTGTCCGTTGTTCTATCTTCTGCTGCACAGGCGACACGGTAGTCATGACTCCGATCTCCGCAAGACAGCAGCCCGGCTCGCGGGCCGACACCGGAGGCCATTCCCATGGATGAAGGATCGACTTATGGGTTGTAGTCGTTAGTGATCATCAACTCCGATGTGGAGGGGAGGCAGGGATCATGAAGTCAACAGAAGAGTTGGATCGAGTTTGCGGTATGTGGATCGACAAGGAGAGCGCCCAATTCCAAAGCCTCTTCAAGGGGAAAACATATTATTTTTGCTCGATGCCATGCAAGGAGCACTTTGATCAGAACCCCGAAATGTACTTGAAAGGCTTTGCAGGTTGAAACCAGAAATGCCGCTGACCCTCACAGTCTTTCATTCTCCATGTGGGTATTGGACGGTCTGTTTCTGAAGATCATGGGCTAGGCTATTCTTCGGCTTGACGTACCTCCCTGGTTGAGGTGAAGCGGGGTAGGAAACATGGAAGGGATGGTCGCGGCCTTCATCATGAAATACTGCAGCCAGAGGTATACGACTGGGCTGGATACCTCCTGGAAGGCGCAGTGCCGGAATGTGTCACCATTACTCTGAAGAAGGAGATCGTCCGATGGATTCGACAGAACGAGTGGGCCAGCCTCTCATGAGGACATGAAGCCCAACGGCTGGCACACGCTCGCGTTCGAATCACTGGAACGTGAACTAGGCTCCGACATCAATGACGGATTGACTGAACGTGAGGCGGAGCATCGTCTCACGACAGGGGGGCCGAATGAATTGCCTGAAGCCCCTCAACCTTCTTCTCTCAAAATCCTTCTCACGCAATTCTCGAGTCTGATCGTTTGGGTCCTCATCGCTCCACCCGGTGTCCACGGACTCGGAAGAGTGGGCCGATTATCATATGAAAGGAGAAACTCTCATGATGGGGATGCGCTGGTCCAATTGGGTTGGATTACTGATGATGGTGATCTTTCTATTTATTCATGAGCCGATATGGCTGTTCCTGTCGTCTGAGACCACGAACATCCTGTGGGCTATCCCGGTCGTCGCCTACGTCATTGCTGCGGCTGTGTTGTTAATACGGGGAGGTCCGGATCACGAGAAAGCCTGATCGTCTTGGGAGAGCAAGGAACGTGGTGCTCTATCTCATATGGAGGTCAACATGGGATACCTTCGAGAAAAGATAATGTTGGTAGCGCTGACACTTCTCTCATACGCTCCGGCCACGGCTCAGCCAGTAGCGTTACCGGGGAGTGAGATCCCGCAGTTCGTAGACCCGTTGCCTCTTCTCGCTGTGGCAGGCGGAACCATCGAGACAATTACCTCCGCATCAGCGACGCTCTCGATGTGCGAGTTCAAGGCCAACGTCATGCCTTCGACATTCGTGCCGGCGGCTTCCTCACTCGCCTACTCGGGAACCTATGTCTGGGGCTACCGCAACGGTTCGACGTGTCCTGGATCGGGAACGCCGTTCCCAACGTACTTTGGGCCGGTGTTTGTCGCGACGCGTGGAACTCCGACCGAAATCCAATACATCAACAGTCTGCCCAATACAGCAGCGAGCCAACTGTCGGCGTGGAAGACCTCGACCGATCAGACGCTTCACTGGGCCGATCCGCTGAACCATGAAGCCAACAGGTGCGCAGACGCCGTCACTGAAAATCAATCGCCCGTCGGGGCCTGCGCATCGAATTATGCCGGTCCGGTCCCAACCGTGCCCATCTGCACGGAGGGGAGGTGCCGCCGGTGCTGGATGGAAATCCGGACGCCTGGTTTACAAGTGATGGAGCTTACAATGGGCATTCGTTCTACAGCAAAGCCGGTGCGGGTGCGAATGCGGCGATTTACCGCTATCCGAATAGGCAAGAAGCCGCGCCTCTCTGGTTTCACGACCATGCCTTGGGCCTCACACGCTTGAACATCTATGCGGGGTTGGCAGGAGGTATCTGATCGTTAATCCGGCCCTGACATTGCCGGCCGGTCTGCACCCGATCGGGTTACAACAAGGCGCCGCGGGCTCCGTAGACTATACCATTCCGCTGGTGATTCAAGACCGCATGTTCGATACGAACGGGCAGCTCTATTTCCCCAATATGGGGCCCAACCCGGAGCACCCGTTCTGGATGATGGAGTTCTTCGGCGACACGAATGTCGTGAACGGCAAGGTCTGGCCGTATCTGAACGTCGAGGCCAGGCGCTATCGATTCCTCCTCCTCAACGCATCGAATGCGCGCACGTATGAACTCTCCTTGCACGGACAGCATCTATGGCAGATCGCCACCGATGGAGGGTATCTCGATGCGCCGGCCCGGCTGCATAAGCTGACCCTGATGCCTGCTGAGCGCGCCGACATCATTATCGATTTTTCAGGATTAGAGGGCCGCACGCTGATTTTGAAGAATCACGGCCGCGCGCCATTCCCCGATGGGGCTCCACCCGATGGGGCGACGGTGGGACGCGTTCTCCAGTTTCGAGTGGGACCATCCACGTTGGCAGGGGCAGACGCGAGCTACAACCCGGCTCATGGCGATGCGCTCCGCCCTCCCATGCGCCGGCTGGTGAACCCGGCCACGGGGGCGCTGGCCGTCGTTCCTTCGAAAACGCGCCAACTCACCCTGAACGACATGATGGGTGCTGGTGGAATGGGAATGGTCGAATTGCTGCTGAACAATACGAAGATGTCCGGCAAACGTGCCGATAGAACGATCCGCAAAGATTTCACGGCTGTTACGGTGGGAGGCATGACGGAATATGTTTCAGAATTGCCGGCTGAAGGCGATACTGAAGTCTGGGAAATCGTCAATCTAACAGCCGACGCCCATCCGATCCACACACACTTGACGCAGGTTCAGGTGATGAATCGGCAGAAGGTTCATCTGAACCGGTACAATAAGGCCTACGCAGGGTCGTTCCCCGGCGGCGCCTCTATGTTTGGCGATGGTCCACCGTTGACGTATGCGCCCTCTGTTGCTTCCGGATTGAGATACGGAGGGAATCCCAACATTCAGCCAAATCTCCATGGCCACGTACATCCTCCGGAAGTTAACGAAGCTGGATGGAAAGATACCGTGATCGCGTATCCGGGCCAAGTCACTCGCATCGCCGTACGCTTCGCACCGACAGACACGGCAGTCGGCCTGGCAAGAAACTATTCATTTGATCCAGATGCCGGTGCACATGGGTTCGTATGGCACTGTCATATCCTCGACCATGAAGACAATGACATGATGCGCCCGTATAAAATCACCGCGGCACGAGGTGCGGCGAGAACCTACGTGATGGGCGTCGATTACTAGGCGAGAGTGAGCTGGGAAGACCGACCTGCAAGATGTCGGGCAGTCTAAAGAGACTGTCCGACATCCATGGACGGACAAAATCTAATTCATCGAATTTTAAATAGAAGCTGACAGTGCCGAAGAGATACGCGAAAAAGCTTCTCTATCCGCAGTATGGATGAGCCGCCTGCGTTAGGCATACGCAGCATCATGCCTTAATGATGATTTACTTGTCCTCTCCTAAATTGCACCGGACGGATCAACGTCCATACGGGGAGCTGTGCTGAACGGCGCGGAACTATCTTCAAGGCGCCTCATATCCGGAACGAATACAGAAAGCCGATCATCATGCAATCCAAAAGGACGGCACAAGACAACACCAACTTGATTTCCAGGCGTGTGCTACTGAAACAGGCCGGAACGTTGGGACTCCTCGCTGCGATCCAGTCGTTCTTCCCTGCATGCGCAAGTCATGGGTTACTTCCCATGATATCTGTTGGTACACAACCCTCAACCTTGAGCGGTGAGCTGATCGACCTGGTGATCGGCGAACGATCCTTTGTTCTGGACGGGCAAACCGGGACCGCCATGACAATCAATGGGACGATCCCGGGGCCGCTCATCCGTCTGAAAGAAGGCCAAGAGGTGAGGCTGCGGGTCACAAACCGCT
Proteins encoded in this window:
- a CDS encoding alpha-glucan phosphorylase; translated protein: MKDPVCGMNVLQEQNLSATYRDRMFYFCSDLCRRTFLTDPETYLRQLEPAGTIGPSARRVAYFTMEVALDPAMPTYSGGLGVLAGDTLRSFADLKIPAVGVSLLYWNGYFEQKLDEWGNQHEQPVSWDPRGRLHLLPATVAVTIEARTVIVQAWQYDLVGVTGARVPVLLLDANRPDNAQQDRELSLWLYGGDDRYRLAQEIILGIGGIRMLQALGYTAVERFHMNEGHAAFLTLQLLRESTPAGSTEWDFLAVRRRCVFTTHTPVPAGHDQFGYDLVRRVMGNLLPLEVLQMLGGQDRLNMTLLGFNMSIYINGVAKRHGEVSQKMFPSHDIDSITNGIHSAMWTCESFQDLYDRSIPGWRTDPFSLRYTISVPNQEIWDAHIKAKARLLEEVRQRTQPQLRLDAFTIGFARRATVYKRADLIVSAPRELIDVAKKAGPLQIIFAGKAHPKDEPGKDMIRRIVQAAKQLERDVMILYLANYDMTLARLLTAGVDLWLNTPQRPLEASGTSGMKAAHNGVPSLSVLDGWWVEGHIEGVTGWSIGSRTMSQGIDQQEDARELYQKLHLTIVPMYYQSRDQWIDVMRYTIAFNASFFNTHRMVQQYAANAYV